The genomic stretch ACTGGGCAGTAAACGCTCCACAAAACATACCCGCAAGCAAAGGGGCATCCCAGCTTGGATCCATTAAATAAAAAACAGGATCATAGCTGTAAATTTTCCTTGTAAAGCCCCAGATAGCTGCAATCATTAAAGTACAAAGCATCAGATACCCTATGTAGGCAAAGTCCTTAGTAGCCTTGAATGCAGGGATGCTGACCAGAAGCAGCAAGCCAATCGTTGCATGAAGCATGACTTGAACATGACCAGTAGAAGGCGACCACCAAAGCGGTATATTAAGCAACGCAAGCATTCCAATTCCAATTAACACCTTCAAAAACCAAGAGCTAAGATCAGGAGCAATATAGGGCTTCCAGCCCGTCGCGATCAATATAAACAAAATTGACATAATCCAAAATGACATATAGCCAGCATTCACATGATTTCACCTCTTGTACCCCCTATTATGCACCAAAAAAAAGGAGCTATTCCTGCGATAATTCGCAGAAATAGCTCCTTTTGTATAAAGACTGGTTTATTTAAGGTTTTTAAGCTTGTCGCCGAAACGCTCTGCAAGTGAGTAGCTCATGCTCTCATTGCTCAAGCTTACGTTCGGATTATCGATTTTCTCGATTTTCGGCGAACGTGGACCACGATCAGGTCTAGCGCTAGGAGCGGCTTGCTCTGGCGCTTCTTCTGTTTCTTTAATGCTTAGGCTAACGCGTTTTTCAGCTGGGTTGAAGTCAAGAACTTTCGCTTGTACTTCTTGGCCTTCTTGAAGAACCTCGTTAGGCGTTGCAATATGACGGTGAGCGATTTGGGAAATGTGAACAAGTCCCTCAACGCCAGGTGCGATTTCAACGAATGCTCCAAATGGAACAAGACGGCGAACAGTACCTGTTACGATATCACCAATTGCAAATTGGCTGCCTGCAGAATCCCAAGGACCTGGTTGTGCAGCTTTCAAGCTAAGGCTGATTTTACCAGCAGCTGGATCAACTTTAAGTACTTTCACACGAACCGCTTGGCCTTCAGATACAACATCCTTCGGATGTGCAACATGCTGCCAAGAAAGCTCAGAAACGTGTACTAGGCCGTCAATTCCGCCGATATCAACGAAAGCGCCGAATGGCGTAAGACGTTGTACTGTTCCTTCAAGCTCTTGACCGACTTCAAGCGCAGAGATTACTTGCTTCTTGCTTTGCTCGAATTCAGCGTCAAGCACTTCTTTTTGAGACAAGATAACTTTGTTGTTTTCACGGTCGATTTCTTTAACCTTTACGCGAAGCGTACGGCCTTTGTAATCACTGAAATCTTCAACAAAGTGGCGCTCTACCATAGATGCTGGAATGAATCCACGGATACCTACATCCGCAACAAGTCCGCCTTTAACAACGTCTGCAACAGCAACTTCAAATACTTCACCATTGTCAAAACGCTCTTGAAGAACATCCCAAGCTTTCTCGCCGTCAACTTGACGTTTCGAAAGAACAAGCTTTTCTTTCTCATCGTCGATGCTTACAACTTTAAGCTCAACTTCTTGACCGACTTGCACTGCTTCGCCAGCGTTCTCGATTTGTACTGCAGAAAGCTCACGAATCGGAATGACACCGTCATATTTATATCCAAGGCTTACATAAGCTTGGTTATCTTCGATTTTGACGATCGTACCTTTAACGGAATCGCCTTTTTTCAAAGACACGAAATTATCCAAAGCATCTTGGCTTACTTCTTCCGCCGCGGATTGTTGCACATTAGTTTCTTCTGACATTGAAATAACCTCCTCAGTTCATACCCCAACTTTATTTAAATCCGCTAGCGCCTAGAGCGAAAGCAGCATTTAAAACATTAATCAACGATTGTTTGCAGCAAGCTCGCGAATACGAACCATAATTGCATCTGTTACTTTCTCAAGCATATCTGGTGATGATTCCTCAATAATTGCAGTAAGATCAATAGGCTTGCCATAACAAACAACAATTTTGCTGAATGGTCTATACTTGCCAACAATTGCAACAGGTACTACTGCAGCACCGCTTCTAACAGCGATCATCGCAGCACCCTTCTTGGCTGCTCCAGATTGATTATGACGTGAGCCCTCTGGGAAAATGCCAAGTACGTTGCCTTCTTTAAGCATCGTAATTGCAGATTTGATAGCATCCTTGCTCACGCCGCCTCGTTTAACGGGAAATGCACCAAACGCGCGAATGAGAGGACCGAATACAGGAACCTTAAACAATTCCTCCTTCGCCATAAAATGCACCTTGCGCTTTACTTTTACACCGACCGTAGGCGGGTCAAAGTTGCTTAGATGGTTTGAGGCGAGTACGACAGGGCCGTCGGCTGGAATGTTTTCCGTGCCTCTTGCCTCCAATCGAAATAACAGCGTGTATAGGACACGCAGGAGAAATCTAAAAATAAGATATAACATAGTTTACTTCGCCTCCGCCATTTTGGTTCGGCTTAATTTCACAATTGCATTAATTACTTCGTCAATTGTCATGGCGGTGCTGTCGAGTACAATAGCATCAGAAGCGCATACTAAGGGCGAAATGTCTCGTTGCTCGTCCAAACGATCACGATCTGCAATTTCTGTTTCCAGCTGTTCAAGTGTAATGTTTTGGCTGTCCGCTATTTCACGATAACGGCGAAGTGCACGTTCCTTAACCGATGCAGTTAGAAAAACCTTCAATTCCGCATCCGGCAGCACGTGAGAACCAATATCCCGGCCATCCATAACGACACCCTTGCGCTTTGCAAGCCTGCGCTGCATGATTCCAAGAACTTCACGAACCGTTTCATTCGCGGCAACATGCGACACTTGAAGAGTCACCTCGCGCGTGCGAATTAATGCGGTAACATTTTCACCATTTACGAACACGGATTGACCTGTCTCGCCAGGCTCAAGCTCAATCTCTAAAGATTTTACTAGATCAGCTAGTTTGGTATTTTGATTCGTAGCAACATTGGCACGTTGAGCACATAAAGTAACCGCTCGATACATAGCACCGGTATCAATATACACATAACCTAGCTGTTCGGCGACCTTCCGTGCAACCGTGCTCTTGCCGGCGCCTGCTGGCCCGTCAATCGCAATATTCATCCGGTCACTGTCACCCTCGTGATGCACCACTACAGGTCAACCCCCTTTTAGTAGAGACGGCTGGCTGTATGCATGAAAGAATGCGAAGCAAACCTCTCAAGAAAAAAGCAGGCTTTGCCTGCGAACGTAAAAATTATATCACACTATACACACAGATGCAAAAGCACGGCGTCAGTTCAAGCGGGTGCCTTCCCACTGATCTACGCCTGTAAGCCATAACCTAACTGAATTATTTTGTAATGCTGCCTGTGAGCAGACTAATAAAATAACTAATGTAATAATAATTTTCTTAATAATAGAGCTTATTTCATCAGTCCATTTAATTAAACGCTTGCGGTTATTATATTTGTTTAATGACAAATGGAAACTCCCTTTCATCTTTTTTGGGTAGTTTTCCAATTGCCATAAATATTATTCATCGATTCCGATATTCCAGCTGTTTCTCAAAACAATAGCGTATTATCTTTTGACGTTCAGAGTCATTTATAGTTGCATATTTGATCATCGCTTGCTTCCTGCCAGTCTCAAGCTCCACAATTCGAACGATTTCCGCTTGAAAATAGGTATGATCGATCGTTCCGTTCTTAAAGGGAACAAGCATCCAGCATTCCAGCAGCATTTCAGGTACGAGAGGCCATTTGCCATCAGCAATAAAAGAAATTCCGCCTCCGCCAACATCATCGGTCGTACATACAAATCTCACCTGATTTGGCATTTTCACTGCAATTTCCAATTCAGAAGGGACACGCAAAAAACTGCGGCGTTGAATCTTCGTAATGCGATCCGGATCCGGCTTTCGGATTTTAATTAATTTGACCCCATCTTCCTTGAAGCCGAGCACATGAGAATCAAAATAATTTTTAATCCCATCCTCTGACACAAAAAAAACAGACAGCTCATCTCCAAGAAACAAACGTTTAATGCGTCCTGTTTTCTCACTGATCGGAAACTCTATTAGCAAGCCGTCGTCCTGCTCATCCGCAATCCGGGACTTGTAATCTATTAATGCTTCCACCTCATCTGAAGAGGCGATTTGAAAATGCAACATTTGATTTACTTTAGGCAACAAATTGGCTCCCCCCATTTACATGCATTATAACACGTCAAATTAAGGGGAGCCATATCGTTATTTGTCAGAAGCTGCCTTGGAATCACTAGGAGACATTTCCTCAATTGATTCTTCTAGTCCCGACTCTGAATTTATATACACGCGGTATAGGGAGCCATTAATTTTACCCGTAAATTCATAACACAGCACTTCTTCTCCCAAATCATTATTAATCAGCGCTAATTGCTCTGACTGAACCTTCATTTCGGGATTAAGTGCCTTGCGCGCATCGGCCTGTGTGACAATTGGATTCGGCAGCTCGCGCTTGTGGTGCTCAAAGATATAATCATTCGCTTGCAAGCCGACCGTCTCGCCTTTATCCAATGCAACCTTAACTGTCAGCTTGTCAGGGTAGATGAGTACACCGCTTTGCAAGCCTACATAAGTGAGAGAACCCGTATTCCCGTGCATATCATAGCTAACCGCCTTCATTTCATTAAAACCATGCTTGTCCAAAAACTTGTCCGCTGAAGCTTTGGCTTTCTCTAGATCGACGGTTTTCTCACCAATATCACGTGGATTCATGAACGAAATTAGCTGTCCGCCCTGCTTTGTAAAATCCATTTGCAGCTTGTTTTTCTTCCCATCAATAACCGTTGCTGAATATGTTGCATATTCCGTGCCCTTCGCGTTCTCAACTACACGAATTTCAGCATTTGCTGCATCTAAAAATTTAGCCGCATGCTTCTTGATTTCGTCTTCGGTTACCATTTTCCCGCCAAGCATTTTCACTGTGCGTTTCTGGTACATGCTGCTTACAGATGGTCCCCAATTAATCTCAGGATACTGGCTTACCTTCTTATCAACGGTTTTAAAGCCATCAATAATAATATTCGGATTGTCCGACTTGGCTGAGGCAAGTGCAATCTCCACATCCATCCAGCGCAGGCGGTTAGACAACACTTTCTCCTGCATGGCAGCCAAATCTTTTGATATTTGTTCTGAATTTGCGTAAAGGGTCTTCATTGTCTTAAACTCATCAGGTGTAAGCGGCTGCTTGCTGAGATCGCGAACTGAGGTTTTGTAAGCGAAATTGGCAATTCGCGACAAGAACTCTCCAGCATCATTGAAAGGAAGCAGCGTTAGCGGCAGTTGGTTAATCTCGTTCTGCGCTTCGCTCGTTAAACGCCATACGTTGACTAGTCCCTTCCGATGATAGGCTTGCGACGTCGAGTTCACGGCAAGCGTATTGCCTAGCTGCTGATGCAGCTGCTCTACATGATAGGTTAAGTCGTGAAATGCCCGTTGATACTGATTTTCTGCTTTAATCAATATCGAGTTTTTTTCTTGATGTTCTTGATAACCCCAGTAAACGGCTCCAATAAGCAGCACGGTCATAATGGGGAAGAAAATTGAACTGAGTCGACGGTACATAATACAAAAGCTCCTTTCTTTTGCAAAACCTGGTTTTAGTTTGGTTTGCTAAAGGGAGCTTTATGCATCCATCTATTTAATTGTGCTAGCTTAATTCTTTTTTCATCAAAAAACATTATGCTCTTCAATTTCCAGATCATTTACATTGTTGCAAATACATTGCTTAAAGCCGGTATCTATCGAGTTCTTTTCTCTTCGTCCTCGCAGCACGAACTTTTCTCCGCACATATTGCACCGGATCGTTACTTTAACCCTTGCAGCAGCAGCCTCCATATGCTCCTCCTCCGCCATTATTCGAACGCCGTAATTTCAGGCATTTCAATATAATGTAAGTATAGACGGAACAGTTACAATTTAACCTCGTCCTCTCGGACAAGAAAACGGAAGGGTGAACGGGAGGTTGCATGTGCCATTTTGCGAAGGCCCCATATCCAGAGCCCGATCATAAACGGAATAATAACCCACATCCAGTTCGTGCGAACCGTAATCATGATCCAGTCGTAGGTGCCGTGCAGCAAAATAGGAAGCAGCAAGGATATGCCCAAAAAATAAGCGCTTTTGTTCTTTGGAGCAAATTTTGCTTTCCCTAAGTAATAGCCCATCATTATCCCAAATAAAGCATGACCAGATACAGGAAGCAGCGCCCTTACAAGCAGCGTCCCAAACGTTGCCGGCGAGTAAAAAGCGTATAGCACATTTTCCAATGTTGCAAAGCCAAGCGAAATTGACGATGCATATACGATGCCGTCATATGGCTCATCAAATTCAGTATGGTTGTAAATGACGTGATACAGAACAAACCATTTCACAAATTCTTCAACGCCTGCGGACTCCCCAAAAGCAAACCAAACTGCATGATCGCCAAGCCAAAGCTGCAAGCCGCGCTGAATAACCATGATCGGCACAACGACGAGCATACCCAGCACAAACATTCTAGCGACCATATGAATCGGCTCTGCTTCGTAGCGATCCCTTAAATACAAATAAGTAAGCAGCGAAACGCCTGGCGCAATAGCAGCAGTCAAAACGGAAAGCAACAGCATTTGGTCCCTACTTTCTTACACCCAGCCTCGAAAACGAGCGGCCTCCGCCATTTTGCGAACACCAGCCATATAAGCGGCAAGCCGCATATCGACCTTGCGGGTGCGATGTATTTCGTATACATGGTTAAAGCCTCGGATCATCATAAGCTTCAGCTTATCATCCACCTCTTGCTCCTCCCAGTAATAGCCTTGATTATTCTGCACCCACTCGAAATAGGATACAATTACGCCACCAGCGCTTGCGAGCACATCTGGAATGATAAGCACGCCGCGATCGGACAGAATTTGAGTAGCCTCCAGCGTAGTTGGACCATTCGCAGCCTCGACTACAATGGATGCTTGTACACGGCCTGCGTTTTGATCTGTTATTTGGTTCTCAATTGCAGCTGGAACGAGAACATCGCATTCCAGCTCAAGCAGCTCTGAATTCGTAATGGTTTGTGAGAACAAATTCGTTACATTGCCAAAGGAATCTCGTCGATCGAGCAAATATTCAATATCGAGTCCCTCTTTATTATACAACGCTCCGCCCACATCGGAAATACCTATTACTTTCGCACCTGCCTCATGCATAAATTTGGCAAGGTAGCTTCCCGCATTTCCGAAGCCTTGAATGACGATTCGCGCACCCTTAATTTCAATTCCTTTCATTTGCAGCGCTTGCTCAATCATAATAACGACGCCGCGTGCTGTAGCTGTCTCTCTCCCCTTAGAACCGCCAAGAACAAGCGGTTTGCCTGTAATGAAGCCTGGAGAATCAAATTCACGAATCCGGCTGTACTCGTCCATCATCCAAGCCATAATCTGAGAATTCGTCATGACATCCGGCGCAGGTATGTCTTTGGTTGGACCTACAATTTGGCTGACAGCACGAACATAACCGCGACTCAGTCTCTCCAGCTCACGGAAAGACATCGTCCTTGGATCGCAAATCACGCCGCCTTTGCCTCCTCCATAGGGTAAATCCGCAATTCCGCATTTCAAGCTCATCCAGATTGATAATGCTTTAACTTCATTTTCCGACACGGCCGGGTGAAAACGCACTCCACCCTTTGTCGGGCCTACAGCGTCATTATGCTGTGCCCTGTAGCCTGTAAATACTTTTGTCTTCCCATCATCCATTCGAACTGGAATACGTACGGTTAGCAGCCGAAGCGGCTCCTTCAATAGGTCAACCATATCCTGATCATAGCCAAGTCTTCGCAGCGCTTGCTCGATTACGATTTGAGTAGAATGCAACACATCATTTGCTTCTTTTTCACTCATGTCATCCACCGCCTTTGTCTACATCTAATATGAACGCCTTTCCCTTACTGTATTCCAATTTATATTACTCATACATGCAATAAGAGCATCATGCAGACAACACAAAGTCTGCATGATGCTCTTGGCATGCTCGATTGCTTTAAAATTTAAAATGATTACATATTTCCTGAACAGCGGATTCAGGCATAATCACCTTTCCATACTCTTCAAGCATTGCGTACGTAACTGAAGTCGCTTCTCCATACTCAGCAAGTAAAGCAATAACAGCGTTATGCCTCGAAGCCTCAATAAGGGCAGGTTCCAACGCCAATATATATTTGCCATTATAAAAGTATAGTCGTCCATCTTCAGTCAGCGTGGCGGCTTGTAATTGCTTACATACTGAGATAACATCCTCAAATTCGCGGAAGGAGTACATCACGACATCGCTATGTTCAAGCGTTACTTCCATTTCGTATATTTCGTCTTCCGTGTCGTCATCTTCGGCTGCACGTTCTCCTACATGACTGTTCATTTTGCCACGGGTGACAATCACTACCATACCTTGAGCGGGGAGGGCAAACACTTCGACCGCTAATGGGCCGCTGGCGTCGAATCCAAGTTCACTATATGCTTGATCCATCATTTCACTGAATAGTTCGTGTACTTTTGGAATTTCGCGCCACATGTCGTCCTTCTGGATCCCCCGTTCCAGCAGGTCGTCGAACGTCAGGAAAATCCGTATCTTATCCTGGCTCAGTCGTTCGATTTTCATGACAGGATCCTCCTCTGCAGCATCTGTTGTAATAGCGTATGAATAAATTAGAAAGATGTGATCATTTTTAATCAAATCATACTATGTAACTACTTTATCATTTCTTTTCATCGAATGCACTAATATTGAACGAAAAAAAGAATCGCTTGGCCGCATAGCATTTCTGCTCAGCGGCCAAGCGATTCATTAAACCTCTTATCCTATTTAATGCGCAAGTACTGACGATTCCGCTTTGATCTTATCCGCTTCCCGCTTTACTTCAGGATCACTATTTACTATTGCTTCAATTTGCCCCCAAGCGGCTTCTGATTTTACGGCAGTATCGTCTGAATGCTTTGGGGCGGCATTGGAAGCCTCATTCACTATTGATTTGCCCATCATTTTCGAAACGGATTTGCGTGCTACAGACTTGCTGACATCAGATAGCGCGCTTGCAGCCCAAGACACAGCTCCAGGCCGCTTTCTCGAGACATACATCGTAGCAGCTGCGCCAATTATTCCTCCAACTAAAAACCCGCTTAACTTCATTATGAAGGTCACCTCTTTTCCTCTTTGGTCATCATCGTATGCATGAGTTAGTTTGACCTTATGACTTGCCCCTCATCCTATATAAAATAAGGAAACCCTTCTTAAGCAGCCGCATAGTTAAATATGTTACAATAGGTTCGATTTGCAGGCTAACCAATTTAGCTTATGGAGGTTTCCGTACAATGAAGCAAAATATAAAATTAGCAGTTCTTTTACTTTTAGGAGCCATACTGTCAGCTTGCACGGCTGAACAGCAGCAAACAAATCATCTTCCCACTAATGAAAGTACAGCAGCAGAATACGACCAGCGCATTTCTCCAGCTCCAACTGCTGGTATACATACAGACGCTCCTGTAGAGGACACTTTGTCTGAAGCTACACCTGTATTAGAGGAAGCGGTACTGACTCAACCTCTTTATAGGATGAACAAATCCTACCGCTTCGAGCCAATAGATGCTTCTGTTCAAAATAAGGTCGTATTGCTCACCTTCGATGATGGTCCCAAGGATGAAGCTGTGCTCACCAGCATACTGGACACATTGGATAAACATCATGCTAAAGCCATTTTTTTCGTAAATGGTTATCGGGTCAAACAAAACCCTGAGCTGCTAAAGCTCATTGATGCGCGAGGACAGACAGTAGGCAACCATTCCTTCGATCATATCAATCTCAAGAACGAACCAAATGAGGTTGTTGAACAACAGATCGGCGATGTTCAGAATGAGATTGAAGAATTGATCGGTAAAAAACCATTGTTTTTCCGTCCTCCTTACGGTTCTGGCGGCGACATAGTGAAAGAGGCAGCAAAAAACCACGGCATGCTGTACATGACGTGGTCCAATGGATCTTTAGATTGGGATAAATCTGCCAAGGATAAGCCCGACGAAGTCATTCGAAATGTACTGGAGCAGCTTCATCCCGGTGCCAATATTTTAATGCATGAGCTGAAATGGACGGCAGATGCCCTTGATGAACTGCTTGCCACACTCGAATCCAAAGGGTATGGATTTATAGATCCTGCCTCTATAGAAATTAATTTGTAAATTTATTTCCGTACCAGAACAACCCAGCCACTAAGCAGACGAACAACAGGAATAACAAATTATAGTACCATCTTGTTAATTTATAATTGCTCGAAGGATGTTTTTTCCGCCTAGGCGGCATAGCTGCTCCCTCATTGGAATTCGTTCCGATGTCAGACGGAGATGCCGCCTTTTCATGTTGTCTTGAAGACCTCGAACTTCCAAATTTCTCTTTCCTGCTCATGACTCCCTCCTGAATCGTATAATCAACCCCATTATAAAATCAATTAGGAAATGTGCAATGATTGGTGCAATAATCGAACCTGATTGCAAGTATATCCATCCTAATCCGTAGCTAATGGAGAAAACAAGTCCTGTAGGTATCCAGTGCTTTAGATACCTTACATGAATAGTAGCAAAAATAATGCTCGTCCAATAGGGTCCAATGGCATGCTGCAGAGCCCCGCGGAATAAAAGCTCCTCGCAAATCGCAACTACGAGTGAGATTACCGCAATATGCCAAATGGGACGTGTACTAAAAATCCGATCATTCACGCCTCCATCATCGCCAGCCTCCTCAGGCACAAAACGAGAAATAAGAAGGTCGACAACGATGACTGCAGCAGCCAAACCAACGCCCCAATAAAGGAAACTGAGCTCTTTTGGCGGAGTAAATAATTTGATTACATTTTGATGCTGAAATAAAACCCATATTAAACCGATAATAAAAGTAATGCCTTGTGTTGCGTACAAATTGATTAACAGCATACGGTCATCCAGATCATCGACGGATACCTTGCGAATGCGAATATTTCGAATATCAAACTTTTTCATAGCTTCCCGCCTGTCTGAAACGTTCATATTTTCTTTTATTATCTTTTCACCTATACTGATAGAACAATTCACCAGCTTATATTTTAGTGCATAAAAGGAGATAGAGACAGAGATGGAAAAAAGATTAACGACATCAGCAATGTTATTTAGTATCGGCTTTATATTCTTGCTTATTTGTACTGTAGGCGCTTTTTTTTACGGAATACAGATCGGTTCGGATAAAACAGAGGCAAAATACAAAACCGATGAAACCTCAGCTAGCTCCGCCGCTTCCGTAAGTCCCTACCAGCAACAGGATTTGGTCTCTTTCTATCATACCGTATTTCTACCTTATCGTGAATTTCAAAACGAATGGTTCTCGGCCATGAATAAATTATCGCAAGGAAAAACCAACGAAGCAACTTCGATGTTTAAGGATCTTGCAAAGCTAGCTGAAGATAAAGAGAAAGAAGCAAGCTCCGTAGATATGCAAAGGTCGCCACTGCTTGGTGAATCGCAGGTAAGCTACATACGCAGTCTCAAGCTATTCAACGAAGCCGCAATGAAAGCTGCAACAAGTGCAAAAACATTATCCTTCGCAGAGCTAAAGAAAAATGTAGAGCAGGAAAAAACGTATCGTTCTGCTTCGCAGTTTGCACTGAATGCTCAGCAAGCTTATTACTCGGCTATGCTGAAATGGGCAGCAACCGTTGATACCGACATCCCATCCGAGTACACGTCGCCAGCTATATTAGAGCTCTCACAATGGAAGAACTTTCAAATTACAGTTAAAAATAAACTAATGGCCGATCAGCTTATGGCTCGCAATAAGCTAACCGTTTATTATCCGCAAGATTTAACAAGCCGCGTTGATGATTTTATTCAATCGGGTCAGGCATCTAATATGAAGCTGCATACTTTGACATCTGTTGTAGATCTGCTCATTAATACTGAAGCAGTACGCGCAGGAGATTTTAGTTTAAGCATGTCTCGGCTATATCATCAGGCACTACTTCCGCAGTTGCCGTTCTTCTCAGCTGAATGAAATTGATTCACTGCCGAAGATAATGATCAATCATATTGAAATCCTTTTAACGAGGCTATAGCTGCCATTCCGCCAGTAACATTGTGGAGGCTGCTATAGCCTTGTTCTTCTAAGTATTGGCATACGGCTGCACTTCTGACGCCATGAGCGCACACGATGTATATCGGTTTAGAATCATCTATTTCACCTAAACGAGTGGGTATCGTATTCATCGGGATTAAAATTGAAGCATCCATATGATAAAAATCCCATTCAAAAGCTTCTCTTACATCGATCACTTGATTTCCATCAATTTCGCCATTCTCTATATGTTCAAGCAATGCTTCCGGTGTCATTTCCTGCCAGTTATTCATGAATAAATACCTCCCTTGTCGGATTTTGAAGCCTATGATGCTTGAATCATAACGAAATTTTCACAATTCAGCAAGTTTGAGGATTGCTTTTGTCTATCTTCTTGCATTAAAATAGAAAAGTCTACGATCGATGATCAAACTCTCGTCCCGCTGCTGAACATCGGTACCGGACGAGGGTTTTTCTGTTCATATTAAGCGAAGCTATCATGCTTCGCCCCATTTTAGGAGGCATACTTCACATGTTTAAAGTGTTAGTTTCCGATCCAATTAGCGATTTGGGCATTCAGCAGCTTGTTGATGCGTCAGATGTCGCAGTCGACAAAAAGCCTGGATTAAGCGAAGACGAATTAGTTGCTATTATTGGTGAGTACGATGCATTGCTTGTTCGCAGCCAAACACGTGTAACACCAAGGATTATGGAAGCTGGTAAACAGCTTAAAGTCGTTGGCCGTGCTGGCGTAGGTGTCGATAATATCGACCTGGAAGCCGCTACGCAGCGTGGTATTATCGTAATTAATGCGCCCGATGGCAATACGATTACAACTTGTGAGCACACATTTGCCATGATGATGGCAGTTGCACGCCACATCCCGCAAGCGTACATGAAAACTGTAAATGGTACATGGGATCGTAAATCCTTCCTCGGAGTTGAGCTTCGCGGCAAAACACTTGGCGTACTTGGTATGGGCCGTATCGGCAGCGAGGTTGCAAAACGCGCTAAAGCCTTCGGTATGAATATTATGGGTTATGACCCGTTCATGACAGAGGAAAGAGCAGAGAAAGCTGGCGTGAAGCTAGCTAGTGTAGATGAAATTGTTCGCAATGCAGATTTCATGACTGTGCATACGCCTCTGACTCCAGAAACTCGTCATATGATCGGCAAAGCTCAATTTGAAGTAATGAAGCCAGGCATGCGTATCGTTAACTGTGCGCGTGGTGGGATCATCGACGAAATCGCGTTAATCAATGCCATCAATGAAGGTATCGTAGCTGGTGCCGCATTTGACGTATTTGAAGTGGAGCCTCCTGCTGAGGATCATCCTTTCTTATCACATCCGAAAGTTATCGTTACACCGCATCTTGGCGCTTCAACTGTAGAAGCACAAGAGAACGTTGCGATTGACGTTTCAGAGCAAGTGCTTCATATTCTTCGCAACGAGCCATTTATTAATGCCGTAAATATGCCGCCGATTCCTGAGAATCTGCAAAAAATTCTTCAGCCATACTTTACACTTGGCGAGAAGCTAGGCAGCTTTATTGCTCAAGCCACAGAAGGCGCTGTTACGGAAATCGTAGTTGGCTACTCCGGTGAGCTGGCAGAGGTTGATACCCAGCCGCTAACTCGTCATATCGTTCGCGGTGTGCTTGCGCATCATT from Paenibacillus sp. FSL H8-0548 encodes the following:
- a CDS encoding Glu/Leu/Phe/Val dehydrogenase; the encoded protein is MSEKEANDVLHSTQIVIEQALRRLGYDQDMVDLLKEPLRLLTVRIPVRMDDGKTKVFTGYRAQHNDAVGPTKGGVRFHPAVSENEVKALSIWMSLKCGIADLPYGGGKGGVICDPRTMSFRELERLSRGYVRAVSQIVGPTKDIPAPDVMTNSQIMAWMMDEYSRIREFDSPGFITGKPLVLGGSKGRETATARGVVIMIEQALQMKGIEIKGARIVIQGFGNAGSYLAKFMHEAGAKVIGISDVGGALYNKEGLDIEYLLDRRDSFGNVTNLFSQTITNSELLELECDVLVPAAIENQITDQNAGRVQASIVVEAANGPTTLEATQILSDRGVLIIPDVLASAGGVIVSYFEWVQNNQGYYWEEQEVDDKLKLMMIRGFNHVYEIHRTRKVDMRLAAYMAGVRKMAEAARFRGWV
- a CDS encoding genetic competence negative regulator; its protein translation is MKIERLSQDKIRIFLTFDDLLERGIQKDDMWREIPKVHELFSEMMDQAYSELGFDASGPLAVEVFALPAQGMVVIVTRGKMNSHVGERAAEDDDTEDEIYEMEVTLEHSDVVMYSFREFEDVISVCKQLQAATLTEDGRLYFYNGKYILALEPALIEASRHNAVIALLAEYGEATSVTYAMLEEYGKVIMPESAVQEICNHFKF
- a CDS encoding polysaccharide deacetylase family protein gives rise to the protein MKQNIKLAVLLLLGAILSACTAEQQQTNHLPTNESTAAEYDQRISPAPTAGIHTDAPVEDTLSEATPVLEEAVLTQPLYRMNKSYRFEPIDASVQNKVVLLTFDDGPKDEAVLTSILDTLDKHHAKAIFFVNGYRVKQNPELLKLIDARGQTVGNHSFDHINLKNEPNEVVEQQIGDVQNEIEELIGKKPLFFRPPYGSGGDIVKEAAKNHGMLYMTWSNGSLDWDKSAKDKPDEVIRNVLEQLHPGANILMHELKWTADALDELLATLESKGYGFIDPASIEINL
- a CDS encoding CPBP family intramembrane glutamic endopeptidase, which encodes MKKFDIRNIRIRKVSVDDLDDRMLLINLYATQGITFIIGLIWVLFQHQNVIKLFTPPKELSFLYWGVGLAAAVIVVDLLISRFVPEEAGDDGGVNDRIFSTRPIWHIAVISLVVAICEELLFRGALQHAIGPYWTSIIFATIHVRYLKHWIPTGLVFSISYGLGWIYLQSGSIIAPIIAHFLIDFIMGLIIRFRRES
- a CDS encoding rhodanese-like domain-containing protein encodes the protein MNNWQEMTPEALLEHIENGEIDGNQVIDVREAFEWDFYHMDASILIPMNTIPTRLGEIDDSKPIYIVCAHGVRSAAVCQYLEEQGYSSLHNVTGGMAAIASLKGFQYD
- the serA gene encoding phosphoglycerate dehydrogenase; translated protein: MFKVLVSDPISDLGIQQLVDASDVAVDKKPGLSEDELVAIIGEYDALLVRSQTRVTPRIMEAGKQLKVVGRAGVGVDNIDLEAATQRGIIVINAPDGNTITTCEHTFAMMMAVARHIPQAYMKTVNGTWDRKSFLGVELRGKTLGVLGMGRIGSEVAKRAKAFGMNIMGYDPFMTEERAEKAGVKLASVDEIVRNADFMTVHTPLTPETRHMIGKAQFEVMKPGMRIVNCARGGIIDEIALINAINEGIVAGAAFDVFEVEPPAEDHPFLSHPKVIVTPHLGASTVEAQENVAIDVSEQVLHILRNEPFINAVNMPPIPENLQKILQPYFTLGEKLGSFIAQATEGAVTEIVVGYSGELAEVDTQPLTRHIVRGVLAHHLGSEQVNVVNSLHLAKVRDVNIVVQKSHASKDFTNLVTVSLRTKTEEHVVSGTLLTGYGPRIVHIDKYPVDVTPEGNLILISHNDKPGIIGRVGTLLGNNDVNIATMQVGRQLVGGSAIMVLRVDKATPKDVLVQLTSMPELNTAKEITLI